The region GGGTGAAGCGGCCGCTGACCGGCAGCACCCGGGTGATGTCGGCGGTGTAGCGGGTGCCGACCTCCACCCCGGCGTCGAGCAGCAGCAGCTGGCCGGGTCGTACCGGGCCGGTGTTGTCCTTCCAGTGCAGGGTGGCCGCGTGCGCACCGGCGGCGACGATCGAGTGGTAACCGACCTCCTCGCCCTCGGTACGGGCCCGCCGCCAGAAGGTCCCCTCCAGCCACCGCTCGCCACCGGGGCCGGTGGCCTGCGGCAACGCCCGTACGACGTCCTCGAAGCCGCGGACGGTGACGTCGACGGCGTGCTGGAGCTGGTCGACCTCCCATTCGTCCTTGATCAGGCGCAGGTCGGCCAGGGCGACCGCCAGGTCCGCCTCCCCGGCCGGATCGGTCACCGGGACCAGCGCGTCCAGGCGCGGGTCGATGCCGCGCAGCACCCGCGCCCGCCGGCTCGCGCGCAGCACGTCCGGCAGTTCCGTCAGCGGGCGGCAGCGCAGTCCCAGGGCCCGACCCAGGGTGACCAGGTCGGCGCGGGCGCCGTTCCACACCACCCCGGTGGTCCGGTCGGCCCAGTACCCGACGCTGCCCAGCTTCGGCGGCTCGTCGGTGAACAGGGTCGCCTCGCCGTCCGGGTCCAGCACCAGCGTCCCGCCACGGTTGCCGTCCCCGGTCAACCAGGTGTAGTCGGCGCCGGGGCGGAACCGGTAGAACTGGTCGTTGCTGCGTACCGGCGCGGCTCCGGCCGGGACCACCAGGTGCTCGCCGGGGAACATGCCGGCCAGCCGGGCCCGCCGCTTCGCCGCCCAGGCGGCCACCTCCGGGTGCACCTCGATCGGCGCGTCCGGCTCGCTCCAACCGGTCCCCATGAACTCGGCCAGGGCGGCGGGAATGGCCAGGTCGTGGCTGCCGGTGTCGAGCGTCTCGGACATTGGGTGGTTACTCCCTACTGTTGCGGGCGGTAGTTGCCGGTGAGTCGCCCCAGCTTCAGCGCGAGGTGCAGGCAGAGCCGCTCGTTACCGTCCTTGAGGTCGGTCTCGGCGAGCTGCTCGACCCGTTGCAGCCGGTAGTAGAGCGTGGTCCGATGCAGCCGGAGCTGTTCGGCGGTGGCGTGCGCGTTACCGGCCAGGTCCAGGTAAGCCTCCAGCGTCTCCAACAGGACGTGGTTGGCGTCGTCGCGCAGCAGCCGCTCCAGGCCGGGATGCACCCCGGCCACGTCCAGGTGCTGGTCGTCCAGCCGGGAAAGCACCCGGTAGATGCCCAGGCTCGCCCAGGCGACCACCCGGCCGAGCGCGGGTAGCTGGACGCCGACCCGGGCCGCCTGCGCCGCCTCCTCGTACGAGCCGACCGCGTCAACCAGGCCGGCCCGCGATCCGCCGATGCCGATCACCGTACGGGCGACCGAGCCGAGGCCCCGGGTGGCGTGCTGGAGTGCCTCGTCGAGATGCCGGGCGACCGCCTCCGGCGCGGGCCGACCGGCGACCCGGCCACCGCAGAGCAGCAGCACCCCGTGGTCGTGCCGGACCAGGTGCAACGCCTCGCGGGTGCCGAGCCAGCGACGGGTGGTGACCAGCGCCTGTTCCAGGGCGATCCGGGCCACCTCGTCCGGCACCTGACCACGCGGTACGACCAACTGGGCGACCAGCCCGACCGCCGTACCGTCACCGGCGATGACACCCTCTTCGAGCAGCGTACGGACCGCGTGCCGGCGGGCCTCGACGCTCTCCACCAGCAGGGTACGGGCCGCCTCGGTCTCCCGCTGCGAGGCCAGCTCGCCGAGCAGGTTCTCCCGGTACAGCGCCAGGGCCAGGTCGGCCATCACCCCGTTCGCGGTTTCGATGTCGGCGTCGGTCATGCCACCGTCGGCGTCGATGAACCAGACGAAACCGAGCAGCAGGTCGTCGTGCCGGATCGGTACGCACACCCGGGGCAGCAGGTCGAGTTCCGGACACGCGTCGGTGCGTACCGGTTCCCGGGCCTTCATGATGCCGACGTTGCGGAACCAGGCGATCACCTCGGGGGTGGTCTGCCGCCGCAGGATCGAGGCCCGCCGGACGTCGTCCAGCACCCCGGTGTGTTCGCTGTAGACGACAACACGTTGTCGTCGGTCTTCGATGAGCGCCGGCCGTCCGACGCGGGCGGCGACGGCATCGACGATGCGTTGCAGCTCAGCCTGCATGTCATCCCCTGGTCGTCCCTGGATTGCCAATGGGCAGGTGCCCCGGGAATCCGACCGGAGCCGTTGGACCGCCAGGCCCTACCTTCGCGTTGATATTGGCCCGAGCGCAAGTGGTCGTTACCAAGTCAAGACCGAAGAGCGGACCCAGCTACCGGCAGAAGTCGGGGCGAACTACCGACAGAAGTACTGCCGGGCCCGGCGCTGTTTCGGCAACTGTCCGAAGACTGGGCGTAACCGCCGTACCTACGGTTGCCCCGAAGCGCGGTGGAGGAGACCAGATGCCCGAGGGGTACGACGTGGTGGTGATCGGCGCCGGCATCATCGGTGCCGCCTGCGCGTACGCCTGCGCCCGGCGCGGCCTGTCGGTGGCCGTGCTCGAACGCGGCGGACTGGTCAGCGGCGCCACCGGCTCGGGCGAGGGCAACCTGCTGGTCTCCGACAAGTCCCCCGGCCCCGAACTCGCGCTCGCGCTGCACAGCAACCGGCGCTGGCAGGAACTCGACGCGGAACTGTCCGACCGGTACGGCGACTTCGAGCTGGAACGCAAGGGCGGCCTGATGGTCACCCGTACGGACACCGGGCTGGCGGCGCTGGCCGGGTTCGCGGCCGGGCAGGCGGATGCCGGCGTGACCGTCGAGCGGGTCGACCCCGACCGGCTGCGCGAGTTGGAGCCGGAGATTACCGACGGGCTCGCCGGTGGGGTGTTCTATCCGCAGGACATGCAGCTCATGCCGGCGCGGGCGGCGGTCGTACTGCTCGCGGCGGCCCGCGACGCGGGAGCCAGCGTACGGCTGCGTACCGAGGTCACCGGGGTCCGGCGGGACGGCACCGGCCGGGTGACCGGGGTGCTGACGGCGGGCGGGGTGGTCGCCGCCGGGCAGGTGGTCAACGCGGCCGGAGCCTGGGCCGGACAGATCGCCGGGCTGGCCGGAGCGGTGGTGCCGGTCACCC is a window of Micromonospora sp. NBC_01699 DNA encoding:
- a CDS encoding aminopeptidase P family protein — translated: MSETLDTGSHDLAIPAALAEFMGTGWSEPDAPIEVHPEVAAWAAKRRARLAGMFPGEHLVVPAGAAPVRSNDQFYRFRPGADYTWLTGDGNRGGTLVLDPDGEATLFTDEPPKLGSVGYWADRTTGVVWNGARADLVTLGRALGLRCRPLTELPDVLRASRRARVLRGIDPRLDALVPVTDPAGEADLAVALADLRLIKDEWEVDQLQHAVDVTVRGFEDVVRALPQATGPGGERWLEGTFWRRARTEGEEVGYHSIVAAGAHAATLHWKDNTGPVRPGQLLLLDAGVEVGTRYTADITRVLPVSGRFTPVQHDVYELVRAANDAAIDTLRPGAAFRDYHWAAMSVLAAGLVDLGLLTCSLDEALDPQRQLYRRWTLCGSGHMLGLDVHDCARATPGRYADGELRAGMTLTVEPGLYFQPNDELVPAELRGLGMRIEEDLLITTTGSRNLSAALPRSATDVESWMAALAR
- a CDS encoding PucR family transcriptional regulator, with translation MQAELQRIVDAVAARVGRPALIEDRRQRVVVYSEHTGVLDDVRRASILRRQTTPEVIAWFRNVGIMKAREPVRTDACPELDLLPRVCVPIRHDDLLLGFVWFIDADGGMTDADIETANGVMADLALALYRENLLGELASQRETEAARTLLVESVEARRHAVRTLLEEGVIAGDGTAVGLVAQLVVPRGQVPDEVARIALEQALVTTRRWLGTREALHLVRHDHGVLLLCGGRVAGRPAPEAVARHLDEALQHATRGLGSVARTVIGIGGSRAGLVDAVGSYEEAAQAARVGVQLPALGRVVAWASLGIYRVLSRLDDQHLDVAGVHPGLERLLRDDANHVLLETLEAYLDLAGNAHATAEQLRLHRTTLYYRLQRVEQLAETDLKDGNERLCLHLALKLGRLTGNYRPQQ
- a CDS encoding NAD(P)/FAD-dependent oxidoreductase — encoded protein: MPEGYDVVVIGAGIIGAACAYACARRGLSVAVLERGGLVSGATGSGEGNLLVSDKSPGPELALALHSNRRWQELDAELSDRYGDFELERKGGLMVTRTDTGLAALAGFAAGQADAGVTVERVDPDRLRELEPEITDGLAGGVFYPQDMQLMPARAAVVLLAAARDAGASVRLRTEVTGVRRDGTGRVTGVLTAGGVVAAGQVVNAAGAWAGQIAGLAGAVVPVTPRRGFILVTEPVAPLVRHKVYVADYLDNVASGDSDLQSSAVVEGTPSGTILIGATRELVGFDPTPNPEAVRRLAYGAIALFPVLARIRVMRLYHGFRPFSPDHLPVIGADPRAPGLVHAHGHEGAGIGLAPATGELVAQVVLGERPELDLRPFSPTRFVPGEEVADDVAA